Below is a genomic region from Hevea brasiliensis isolate MT/VB/25A 57/8 chromosome 3, ASM3005281v1, whole genome shotgun sequence.
gttagtaatatatgtaaaatttatttattaaatatataaattataattatattttaaatttaagaaagaattgcttaaaataaaaaaaaaaatctactttTAAACTTGTGAAGACGACACGATGAAGATTCTTACTTCTTTCCACCGAAAAGCAAGGCTATATTTGTCTTTTCAAAGCTAAGTAATGGCAGGTGAGTTGGAaggattaattatttaatttacaatATTCAGGGATTATCTCTCCTCAATTAGAACGGATTTCCAATATTGCATAAATTAATACTACCAGATTTGTAttctcaaataaaaaaaaaaaccagatttgccagtcaattaaaatatttggTAACAAATTCACTAGCCACGTCAGACTTGTTAATTCCAGAAGAGTCCATGTACTGAGTAGATGGAACACTTCCATTccattcattttatttatttatttatttatttttataatataaaataaattatgatttaaaaataaaaagattattTAATGtatttgatgtatatatatattatctttttaaaattaaaaaaattttaatttttaatttctaaaaaaatattaaaaattaatactctcaatatttacaataattttccTAAAAATTTGGATaagtagtgtttttttttttctaacttgACGCAAATAAATTGCCCCTTTCTCTTAACTTGAAGCAATCAAATAGAATACCAAATACTAATAAATTAGGACAAACCCCCATCAATGTCAGCTCCAATAAGATAGCCTAACTTAACAACCCTTTTCAATGGATTCTTGttcaaaaatattataatattggaATTTATACCTGATTTAATTAGATAAACGTGTGAATTCTTCTCCATCAATTTATGTTTTCACACGTATCTTTTAAGAGTGTTATTCTAAtccaatatattatattatttataaattaaattaagaaaattatatttatatatatttataataatataaatacaaaaaatcatattatatatttatattattataaaaacaatttaattattttaataaaaaaaaagataaattgaATCTAGTTGAAAATTTGTGGTTCAGATGCTAAAAGATTCCTTTTGTCTCCGACCACTGGAACTTCGTATGCTCTttcctcttcattttcttttctttctctgtcCATTTTCCAGCCCCGTCTGCCTACTATAAATTGTGTGAATTCGTGGACAAGTTTATCTTCTCCACTTTCACACCTCCTCCTCTTTTCTGTTTATCTCTTCCTTTTTCCGCCCCATTTCCTTGAattcttccttttttcttttctttgatcatGGAGGATGCTAAAGGTAAATTTCTAACTATTGTTGTGTTTGCTTGGTCTTGCACTCtcattgtttttaattttttccgTTTTGATATGACATTTTCTTGATTATCTCTTGCATTGTAATTAAAAGTTCTGTCTTCAGGCGTTCCCCTAAATGTGTTTATACGTTTCTTGTCATTATTAGGTGCAGGTTCAGATTATAATTacatggttttggttattttgctgttcttgattatttttacttctgttcttctaaatttttttttgtggGTATGCTGGCAATTGTAGGCAATTGTAGCTTTTTCCTCTTTTTCCAGGCATTAAGTTAGACGCTGTTTCCAGAAACAAATATAAGGACATGAAACTTGACAGATGAATAGATAATTCTTTATTTTTGCTTTGTATATTTCCCAGAATTTTATATATTGAGATTTTTCTGTGTTTTGTATCCATTAATTTGTGGCTAAGGATTTTGATTTTGAtctattaccctttttttttttttggggtcttGTGATGTTGAACTACTCACACAGCCCTTAATACTCAAATCCATCATGTGCTAATTGCTATGGAAGTCACCGATTCTAGATCtaataattatatattctttGATGAAAACTTAAAGCTAATTTTTTACCATAACACAGCTCATAGCTCCATGGTGCTAGTTTTGATGGCTTGGTTGGTATCTTTTAATTTTGTGCAAGACAAGACACAATAAAACAACTGCTGCATTACCTTTGAATGCCCAAAACATACCCTTATAGTTTCAATAATGTACTTGTGGTTCAGCTAGCAATTGTTTAAAATCACTTGTGGAAGTGCGCGGGTATTTTTGCTCGTGGAGGAACTGGTCTTGATCTTCTGCTGATTAAAAACTCTTAGTTAAGCACAAATCATATCAGCATGTTTACAAGAAATCCTATATAAATCCTACACAATGACATGTGTTTTCTTTCATTTGTTCAAGTAAAAAGGCCTTATTATGacaatatttatttttcttttgcccTCTTTCTTTTCAACAGTGGTGGAAGCTAAAGATGGAACTATTTCTTTGGCATCTGCGTTTGCTGGTCATCAAGAAGGTAATGCCagaattgtaatttatttcaattttgttattttgttttaCTTCTAAATGAGTACTGTTAAGAACAGTTAAACTCCAGTCTGTTCATAGATTTTAGTGCTTAAGCCATTGGTCTTAAAAAATTTTATCCTCTGATCATTGTCACATGCTACTATACTGTATATTGTGTGAAGAAACTACTCAATCTAAAAACTCAAGATTATACATGAGAACCGAAAAATAGTTTAATATCTCTAAAACTTTTAGGTAAGTGTTCCAAGAATAGATTTTGTTTCTCTGATATATTGCACTTACATTATGAAATCTTTAATATGAGGAAGTAACAATATTTATGTAATAGCTGTTTCAGCTAACCCATTTCCATTTTCTTTAACACCCTAGCAATTTTATCATGCAAATGTGCGGAGAAAGTCCATTTTCAGCCTTGGTTCTAATAATTGTTTTTCTGCTCTCTTCCTTTATGTAACTTGAGCATGCTTCTGCTTAATAATTGATGAATTAATTGAATTTCTTTATCACTCTGCTGTTATAAAGAGATTGTTTTCTTAAAACCACCATTGTTGAGGTTCTtggtaattagttattatttaattaatcttttggTTGTTGTTCAACCAGCTGTTCAAGATAGAGACCACAAATTCTTAACAAGAGCAGTTGAAGAAGCATACAAGGGTGTTGAATGTGGACATGGAGGACCATTCGGTGCTGTTGTTGTTCGTAATGATGAAATAGTTGTAAGCTGCCACAACATGGTTCTGGAAAACACTGATCCAACTGCTCATGCTGAAGTTACAGCTGTTAGAGAGGTTAGGTTTCAAAATTATCATATTCACTTGGTTTTTTCCTTGGTAATTAATGGTGTGAAAAATCTGCATAATAGCTTGCCATAGAATTGGCGGCATCAAATGCTATGCCAATTATGCACCATTTTGTTTTTTGTTTTAATCCAAGAATTCATGTTTCTTTTAGGCATGCAAGAAGCTCAACAGAATTGAGCTCTCAGATTGTGAAATATATGCTTCCTGTGAGCCATGTCCAATGTGTTTTGGTGCCATCCATCTTTCAAGAATTAAGGTCTAATGTCTGGAACTCGAACCCTCTAACTTTCACTCGCTATCTTGGGATATTCAATGGATTCCAATTTCTTTTTCTGATACCTTAGTGTTTCTGTTATTTTGCAACAGAGGTTGGTTTATGGAGCCAAAGCTGAAGCAGCTATAGCTATTGGATTTGATGATTtcattgctgatgctttaagaggTACTGGGTTTTATCAGAAGGCTCATTTGGAGATCAAGAAAGCTGACGGAAGTGGTGCTGTTATCGCAGAACAAGTGTTTGAAAAGACAAAATCCAAGTTTACCATGTACTGATTGTTGATTGTATGAAAATTTAACCATGTACTTACCAAAATTGGTCGTCTCCTTTTACAATAAATTCTCAACAAGCCTTATTCTACAAATATTTAAGAATGACTTGGGTGTAGTCATGTTATTTTTCTCCATTCAGAAATGGAGAACCAATATTGGAAATCTATGCAAAGATAAAACTAAAACTGTGCTACCGGTCAATTAGGGCATCATTCTATGAAAAATGGCAAACATGCATGCCTGTAGCTGTCCCTTATAAAGGAAGCCCATGGTCTGCGTCACATAAACAAAAGCAATAGAAACAAGCACGTTGATTTTATAGGATATTACTATTCCACCAAtaactatttaattattttattttctaacttaattatttaatttctataatttaaataatataaccattaaaattttattattttaaatccatcaactaTTTAgctcttaaattttaaataatgtaaTTATTCTACCCCTTTAACTAAattaactaatagaaaaattactataaaaaaacttttagagactaaataatttgtaatttaaaaATAGAGCTAAatagtaaaattttcaaaatagaagattaaataataattttttctaatttGTCGATGAAAATACATAgttgaaaaaataaaaacaatgAGATTGATCTGATTTGGACTTTGACATTAGATTTGAACCCATTAAAGAACCAAATCAAATGAGAATAAtagctaaaaattattttaaaaaaaaatttaaattcatatcGACGCATCTTTGCAGGCATGCGCACTTCGCTGGTGTAGGCAACAGCAAATTCCCAAGGCAAAAGTTAAAGGCTGTTCTCAATCCAGTCTGACATTAAGGTATATGTGTAAAATTACCTTTATTCCCCATAACCCATTATGTGGGTGATTCTTACAGTGATTTATTTTCCCCCCATAGCCCATACTAACAAGTAGTCACCCAGCAACTAAGATGATCATGCGTACAGATTCTCAAAGAAGTCATGGGCGCAAGCGGAAGGAGTAAAACAACAAAGCAAATAAGGATAGGACAATGAAAGCTTTGAATCTTATTATGCTATTCACCACT
It encodes:
- the LOC110662597 gene encoding guanosine deaminase; protein product: MEDAKVVEAKDGTISLASAFAGHQEAVQDRDHKFLTRAVEEAYKGVECGHGGPFGAVVVRNDEIVVSCHNMVLENTDPTAHAEVTAVREACKKLNRIELSDCEIYASCEPCPMCFGAIHLSRIKRLVYGAKAEAAIAIGFDDFIADALRGTGFYQKAHLEIKKADGSGAVIAEQVFEKTKSKFTMY